One segment of Brassica napus cultivar Da-Ae chromosome C3, Da-Ae, whole genome shotgun sequence DNA contains the following:
- the LOC106387988 gene encoding leucine-rich repeat receptor-like serine/threonine/tyrosine-protein kinase SOBIR1, with translation MIRMAVPTGLFLRPLILAVLSLLLLLSPSVSSSTEWLDIDASDLKALQVIETELGVNSQRSLSSGVNPCGRGGVFCERRLSSSATGEYVLRVTRLVYRSRTLSGTISPVIGKLSELKELILSNNKLVNGLPVDVLSCKKLEVLDVRNNKFSGQIPGNFSRLIRLRILDLSSNKFSGNLNFLKNLRNLESLSVSNNLFSGKIPQGVDSFHNLRFFDFSENRFLEGPVPVMSKIKTKIQTSSLHQTRHILAETQNSTKKANNNTTNTSKATSEHDKKKTKKKKNKKKKVLAWILGFLVGGIGGTLSGFVFSVIFRLVLRAIRGPEKPSGPTLFSPMIKKAEDLAFLENEEALASLEIIGRGGCGEVFKAELPNGNGKIIAVKKVTQPSKEAGELVDEESRILNRHMRQIRSEIATVGHIRHRNLLPLLAHVAQPECHYLVYEYMKNGSLHDILTDVAAGNRELMWPARHKIAVGIAAGLEYLHMDHKPAIIHRDLKPANILLDDDMEARISDFGLAKVMPDAVTHITASKLAGTVGYIASEYHQTLKFTDKCDIYSFGVILGVLVIGKLPSDVFFQTTDELSLIKWMRNMVTSENPSLAIDPKLMEQGFDEQMLLVLKIACYCTLDDPKQRPNSKDVRTMLSQIKH, from the coding sequence ATGATTAGAATGGCTGTTCCCACAGGTCTCTTTCTCCGGCCTCTCATCCTCGCCGTTCTCtccctccttcttcttctttctccttccGTCTCTTCCTCCACCGAGTGGCTCGACATCGATGCCTCAGATCTCAAAGCTCTTCAAGTCATCGAAACAGAGCTCGGAGTCAACAGTCAACGCTCTTTGTCCAGTGGTGTTAACCCCTGCGGCCGCGGAGGAGTTTTCTGCGAGAGAAGGCTCTCCTCCTCCGCCACCGGAGAATACGTCCTCCGTGTCACGAGACTCGTCTACCGATCCAGGACCTTGTCGGGGACCATCTCGCCGGTTATCGGAAAGTTATCAGAGCTAAAGGAACTCATTTTGTCCAACAACAAATTAGTCAACGGTCTTCCCGTTGATGTCTTGAGCTGCAAGAAACTCGAAGTACTTGATGTAAGAAACAACAAGTTCTCCGGTCAGATTCCGGGGAACTTCTCACGCTTGATCCGTCTTCGGATTCTTGATCTTTCTTCGAACAAGTTCTCCGGGAACTTGAACTTCTTGAAGAACTTGCGCAACCTGGAGAGTCTCTCGGTTTCAAACAATCTCTTCTCAGGCAAGATCCCACAAGGAGTTGACTCTTTCCACAATCTCCGGTTCTTTGACTTTTCTGAAAACCGGTTTTTGGAAGGTCCGGTTCCGGTTATGAGCAAGATCAAAACCAAGATTCAGACATCTTCTCTACACCAAACGAGACACATTCTCGCTGAAACTCAAAACTCCACCAAGAAAGCCAACAACAACACCACCAACACATCAAAAGCAACTTCAGAGCATGATaaaaagaagacgaagaagaagaagaacaagaagaagaaagtacTGGCATGGATCTTAGGGTTCTTAGTCGGAGGCATAGGAGGAACACTCTCTGGCTTTGTCTTCTCTGTTATATTCAGACTGGTCCTTCGAGCAATAAGAGGACCAGAGAAGCCATCAGGTCCTACCCTATTCAGTCCAATGATCAAGAAAGCTGAAGATTTAGCCTTCTTGGAGAACGAAGAAGCGTTAGCCTCTCTGGAGATCATTGGAAGAGGAGGCTGCGGAGAAGTCTTCAAAGCTGAGCTACCTAATGGCAACGGGAAGATCATCGCTGTGAAGAAAGTGACGCAACCGTCTAAAGAAGCCGGCGAACTTGTAGATGAAGAGTCCAGGATTCTGAACAGGCACATGAGGCAAATCAGATCAGAGATCGCCACGGTGGGACACATCAGGCACAGGAATCTTCTCCCGTTGTTAGCACACGTTGCGCAACCCGAGTGCCACTACCTAGTCTACGAGTACATGAAGAACGGTAGTTTGCATGATATACTGACCGATGTGGCAGCTGGAAACAGAGAGTTGATGTGGCCAGCGAGGCACAAGATTGCTGTAGGTATAGCTGCAGGGCTTGAGTACCTTCACATGGATCACAAACCAGCAATCATTCACCGAGACTTGAAGCCAGCGAATATTCTTCTCGACGATGACATGGAGGCTAGGATTTCGGATTTCGGGCTGGCTAAGGTAATGCCTGATGCAGTCACCCACATCACCGCGTCGAAGCTTGCAGGTACCGTGGGATACATAGCGTCAGAGTATCATCAAACTCTCAAGTTCACGGACAAATGTGATATCTATAGCTTTGGAGTGATTCTTGGGGTTCTTGTGATTGGGAAGCTTCCTTCGGATGTGTTTTTCCAGACTACTGACGAGTTGAGTCTGATAAAGTGGATGAGGAACATGGTGACATCGGAGAATCCAAGCCTTGCTATTGATCCGAAGCTGATGGAACAAGGGTTCGATGAACAGATGCTTCTGGTTCTGAAAATCGCTTGTTACTGTACTTTGGATGATCCGAAACAGAGGCCGAACAGCAAAGATGTCAGGACTATGCTGTCCCAGATCAAACACTAG